Genomic segment of uncultured Desulfobacter sp.:
CTGCTGCATATTCTGCGACATTTTTTCGGAAACAGAACTCAATTCAATGGAAGACGAATTCAATGCATCGGAACTGTCAACGATATCTTCAAACATTGTCCGCATGCTTTGTGACATGGCATTTAAAGCGTTGGCAAGTTTACCGATTTCATCATTTTGTTTGACGTCTATGACCTGTTTCAAATCGCCTTCGGCCATTTTTTGAGCAAACCGAACCGCTTTTAACACCGGTGCCGTAAGTTTTCCTGAAATAAGCAATCCTAATACAACACTGAACACAACACCGAAAATGACAAAAGCCCCAATAAACGTCTTGGCCCTTTTGCCGGACTGAATAACGTGTCCAGATGTATTCTCCACCTTTTTAAACGACAGTTTTTCAAGCGTATCAACGTTTGATTCAAAATCGTATATATACGCTTTGAACGGCGTCATCAGTTTATTGGCATTTTGGGGTGTCATATTCTCATCTGACAGGACCGTTTGTGCAAGTTGCATAAAATTATTCTTATATTTGATATATTCGCTTTTCGCTTTTGAGACAGCCTGCAGGGCTTCATCGCCCAAATTAGGATCATCTTTAACCACAGCCGCGATTTTATCGATCAACTCTAGTGTCGTTTCAGATTTTTGAACGAATTTTTCTAAATAGCTCTCCTGTTTCTTTTTATTTCCGATATTCAAAAAAAGATCTTTTTCGTATCGTCTGTGCTCGAGCGCCAGGATTTTAAAATCTTTGGCCTGCTCTAAAAAACGGACGTCCTGGGCAACCATTTTATCAAACTGTTCAATATTGCTTGAAATTCTAAAGTAGCCAATCCCGCCCACAATCAATGTGATTAAAGAGGTGATCAAAAAACCTACGATAAATTTTATTCTCAGAGAAATAAATAATCCTTGTTTTGTACCCATGCGCCCCCCAATAAATATATTACATCTGGATTTATGCTCGAAATACGCATTGATTTACGATTTATAGCGCCCATTATAACACGATTTAAACGAAACTCAATCCATGCATACAGTGATTAAAAATAATACGGGGGGGGGTTACGCGGTGGTCAGCAGCGTTTAATAAAGCCTCATCCCAACGAATCCGGCACAGGGGATGATATATGCGATATCCACCTTGAACCGGATCAATGCGGCCCGGGTACGGGATCAAAATGAAGGGAGAGCCCGACACCAACATCTTTCAACGATGCCACCCCGGCCAGGGCAACCTTTGAATCCAAGTCGGTGCAGTGGCAGGCATGCAAGGCCAAAGGTTTTATCCGGCTGAAATAATTCAGAGTGCCTGCCATCTGGGCGGCAGACGGATTGAGCAGATGAAACCCGCCTATAATATCTGCGATCCGCTCTTGGCCGCACACCTTTTGGGCATAGGAAACGATATTGCAAATCCCGGCATGAGAACAGCCCGTGATAATGACAAGCCCCTGGTCCGACTTGTACACCAGGGCTGAATCGTCCAATATCAAATCCGGGACAGCACCGTCCGGTGTCTGCTTCATTCCGATGGGTGTCTGCCCTTCAAAGGTATTTCCCCTGGGAATTTCACCTAAAAAAACAAGGCGGGACGTCAAGTTCACAGGGATTTTAGACAGGATCAATTCCATGTGGCGCCCCACTTTCTCCTTTGACACGAGGCACCCAATTTCAGCCAGATTGCCCACCCGCACCGACGAAAAAACCTCCGGGTGTGCCACAAGTTTGGGATGTTTTACGTCCAGGCCTTCAATGGTCCGTTCAGTCAGGTAACGGATAAAGGGGGCCAGCCCCCAGGTATGATCCAGATGACTGTGGGAAAGGACCAGAAAATCCAGACAGGAGAGATCCTTTCCCAGTTTTTCGGCATTTTTTAAAAACAGATCTGAATACCCCAGATCAAAAACAGCCGTTATATCTTCATCTTCGATCAGAATTGACAACCCGGGTTCGGCTGTCAGATACCGATCGATAAGCGTATTATTGTCTACCAGTACAGTAAGATCCATCATCTACCTTTAAATGCTCAAATTTTAAGCACCATAAACAAATATTCACCGTCGTTAATATCAATGGTCAGGTTTGCGCCCCGCCCCTTGGCATAACGAATCCAGAACGGTTCTTTATTGATGCCGCACTCATAATCGGGATAGGTCTGCCCGGTCTTGCCGTTTTTCCACGACAAAATCATGGGGTGGGAACAAATCTCAAGGGCCCTGTCTTTGGCTGCCTGTTTGGCCGCTGCAAAATCCAGGTCTGGCAAATTAATATTCATATTGATATATTCTTCACACTGATCTTGGGGGATAGTGCCGATCGCTACCATAAAAAAACCTCCATATCGGTATAGGTTTAAAAAAGAGGCTTCCCATGCAGTTTCCACCTCTATGTGTAAAGATAACCTCGGATTTATGGTTTGGCAATGATCTCAAAAAGATGAAAACCCAAAATACCGGAATGCGATTCATCAAAGAAATATTTAAAAAATTAATGACCTGGATAAAAAAAATGATTGCCGGTCTGGTGATTATCCTGGTGGCGGCCAGTTTTTTACAGGTCCTGATATTCAGGTACGTTAATCCGCCCTTCACGGTCAACATGATTTATGAGCAGGCAATTGCAGCCCACAACAAAATGCCGTTCAAACCCAGGTCCTTTGAATGGAAAAATTTAGCACAGATATCCGTCTATCTGCAGCAGGCTGTGCTAGCCTCCGAAGACCAGCGCTTCATGGACCATCATGGATTCGATTTCTGGGAAATAAAACTTGCGCTCAAGGAAATCATGACCCGTAAAGGATTTCGGGGGGCCTCCACCATCAGCATGCAGACGGCCCGTTCCCTGTTCTTGCCCTCAAGCCGCACCTTTGCCAGGAAGGTTGCAGAAGCCTGGTACACAATCCTGATTGAACTGGTCTGGGATAAACGAAGAATTCTGGAAATGTATCTGAATACCGTGGACTGGGGAAGGGCCAATGTGGGCGCCCAGGCCGCAGCCCGGGCCTATTTTTCCTGCGATGCAAAAGATTTGACGGCCAGGCAGGCGGCCCTTTTAACCGCCATTTTGCCAAGCCCCCACAAATGGTCTGCAGTCTCCCCCGGTCCCCATGTGCGGCAACGTCAGGCCCGTATCTTAGAGCAGATGAAAAACATGCCGGTAATTAAGTAGTGATTGTCGCTCAAACACTAAGGAATGGTTATTTGAAGTCAACTAACTCCACGTCAAAAATCAGCGTGGATTTGGGTGGAATCGCACCAGGATACCCCCGCTCCCCATATGCCAGGGGATAAGGAATCAACAGTTGCCGGGCCTCGCCTTTTTTCATACCTTCAATGCCGATATCCCAGCCTTTGATCACCTGGCCTTTGCCGAGAACAAATTCAATGGGTTTACCCCGGTCCCTGGAAGAGTCAAACTTTTTACCGTTGATGAACATCCCGGTATAATGCACCTGCACCGTGGCACCGGAAGTGACGGCCGGGCCGCTGCCTTCCTGTACCGGGACATACATCAGACCGGATGGGATCTCCACGGCATCGGGATATTTCTCATGCATCTGTTTTTTAAACGCTTCCATATCTTGAACCCTGGTCTTTGCAGCATTGGCTTTCTTGCTTGCCAAAATAGCATCAAATCCGGCCTGGTCTGTTCTGAACGCCTTTGCCTCATCCCCGATGGCCAGGATTTCAACGGTTTTAATTTTATCGCCTTTTTCAATGGCATTGACCACCGGCATCCCTTTGATGACTTTACCGAACACCGTGTGTTTTCCGTCCAGCCAGGGCGTGGCTTTATGGGTAATGAAAAACTGACTGCCGTTGGTACCGGGGCCGGCATTGGCCATGGACAAAATTCCAGGGCCGTCATGGGTTAATTCAGGAGAAAATTCGTCCGGGAACCGGTATCCCGGACCGCCCCGGCCCGTTCCCTGGGGGTCTCCGCCCTGGATCATAAAATCAGGGATCACCCGGTGGAATGTCAGTCCATCGTAAAACTTTTCGCCCTTTTTGACATTGGTATCCATCTTTCCCCGGGCAAGACCTGCAAAGTTTGTCACAGTCAACGGCACCTGTTTGTAAAAAAGCCGGAGAAGAATGGTTCCTTTATCGGTATCCATTTTTGCATACAAACCGTCTGCAAGATCCGCCTCATCCTGGGCCAGGGCACCTGAAGGGATGGTGGTCAAGGAAAACAGAATCCCCCAGACCAGAACAAATCTTAAAATTTTAAAACCAATCTGATTGCAGCAACGTAAAAAGGTGCCATCAACGAACGGGGCCGTTTTAGTATTATGTTTCATCTGAAGTATCCTGAATTTAATTTTTCTTAACTTTTGCCGGACAACCGAAATAATTGAGATTCAGACCCTCAACGCCTGATACCTGAATTCAATTTGGACCGAATATTAACATGTTTGGGGCAAAACACAAACGCCTTTAAACGAATGTTGCAAAATTCAATCCCGCATTCAAAAATGAAACATAAAGTAATCCATTTGAATTTAAAAGAAATCTGATATTATTCGTTTATTTAGTTGCACAATGCAACATTCAACAAAAACGTAGATACTTTCCTCATGCAAAAACAATCAATAACAAATTAAGGCGGTTACATTTTTTTACACTTCCGGCACAATAGTTGCCATAGTCCTTATAGTAAGATTCATAGATTAATAAAAAAGGGCAGTCAGTAAAGGAGAGCGAACATGAGTGTCATCACATTTTTTGGGAGAGCCTACACAGGCAAGGCACAATTGGCACAAAAGGCGGCACAGGTACTGGGATATAACGTATTGTACGACCAGGATATCATTGATGCGGCAGCTGAAACCTACAATTTAAAAAAAAGCAGCATTGAACGCAGTATCTTTAAAGATCCGCCGTTTGCAGACCGGTATACGCCGGCCAAGGCCAAATGCATTGCTGCCGTAAAGTCTGTTCTGGCTGAAAAAATCGAACAGGGCCCTGTTATTATCAGCGGTTTTTTGGGTAAATTGATTCCGTCCGAACTTGGCCTGCACATGCTGGTCACAGCGCCAAAAAGTTTCAGAACCCGAAAAATACAAAGTGAAACCGGCAACAAGTCCGGCATTGACACCAACAAACAGTTAGAACTCAGCGACGAAGCATTTTTACGCTGGTCCCTTTACCTGCGTTCAGCGGAAAGCCGCAGACCCATGGATTGCGACGGCGTTGTCAATGTAACCACCACCGGGCAAACCGATCTGATTGAACTGATTTCCAGTGCCGCATTAAACAAAAAAGAAAAGATGACGGCCCGGGAATTTACCCTGTCTGCCAAGGTTTCCCGCCTGATGGCGGAAAAAGGCCATCCGGTTTCCGTGGCTGCACACGATGATCAGCTGGACCTTGTTATCCACAAGCCCGTCCTGATGTTTTCCAGATACGGCAAGAAACTGACAAGCCTTGTCCAGTCCGTCACCGGGGTAAGGGATGTCAATACAAGAAGCGGCCGGCTGTTTTACCAGGCTGATATCCTTCCGGGCTGCAGTTACTTCAACGCACCGACCCCGGCCCCCATCAAAAAACAGTATGAACAGCTGTACGAAACGGTGACCGAACGCCGGCCAGCCTTCATGAACCGAGCAACGGAAGCGCCACAGCTGGTTGCCCATGCCTGAGGTACAAGCAGTATTTTAAAGACCACCTTCATTTCTTTCTATACCGACAGCCGGCAATCCTGCCGGCTGTGTTTATTTTTCTTATAGTCAACAGGTAATGATAATTCATGCCTGAACGAAATCCGTAAAATTTGCGACCAACCGGTTATCGGCAAAATTTACGGATTCGTTCAGACACTAAAGGCTTGACATACAACTTACCTATATCTTAAACATATATTTACCCAACGTTGATGGGTGTTCTTTAATTGAAGAATAATGCGCCAATAAGATAAAAAGTGCGATTTTGGACGTCTTTTCAGTTTGTACATAAATGATGCAAAAAAGTAGCGACTGAAACAAAAAAGTATGAAAAATAAAGCACTATCGTTTATTTTATTCTCAATAATATGTTGCATGACCGCCTGTTCTGCTGATGAGAATCGACATCCGCAACAGCCATATGACACCACCCATGTGGTAATGCAAAAGGTCCTTTCCGGCAACCCCGGCGGCAAAGTAGTGTATCGTTTGGATGCCGCTTTAAAAAAAGGCGACAAAATTCATGCGATGGCACACATCTACACAGTGGAAAGCTTTGACGCAGCACAAATCTTTTTTATTGATGATGAACCTGAAGCCAACTGGGAACATCCCTGCCGTTATATATTAATCGACCCACAAACCGATGATTACAAAATCATCAAGGCAAGCGCTCCGCCGAACAACCTGGATCTTTATACAAAAATCTATCCTGAATAAAGATATCATAGCTGACAACCGCAGCTTAAAAACACATAATTTATTTTTGGAGGCTTTATGTTGAAACGCATCGGGAAAGCAGCAGCACTTGCGGCTGCATTGGTATTTGCTCTTGGCATTAATGGCTATTCAGCGGAACTATCCTTAAACCAAGCCAAAACCAAAATGGTCGCCACGTTGTACAAAGGAGAGGTAGGAAAACGCGCGCTATATGCCGATTCCAAACTAAAACTTAAAGGTGCTAAAATCGCAAGTTGGCGTACCCCGGACCAGGTTAAAGTCAGTGAAGAGTCGTGGTTCTTCTTTGTTGACGAACAGCCTGGTGCCAACTGGGAGCATGATGCCAAATATGTCCTGGTTAATAAAAAAACCGGAGCGATAGAAACCATGCCTGTCAAAACCCCACCGAGGGATATGTTAAAATATACCCCGCTTAATCCTGTAGCCAAGGCAAATCTCGACGTGTTAAAAAGCAATATCAAGCTCATAAAAGATATTCGGCGGCCGATCAAACCCATAAAAATCATCAAGCAACAGCGTTATGCAGTTCTGCTCAGCGGAGGATGGGATGCGAACAATAATCACAGCCGCTATTGGAATGACTTATCTTTTATATATAAAACCCTGAAAAATAAGTACGGGTACAATGATGATGAAATTTTTGTATTATATGCAAACGGCACCCACACGCCCAATGAGGATCTTGATGGTGACGGTACGGATGATGTCGATTATTCTGCTACCAAGGCAAACCTGACGACCGTGATGAATACTATAAGAGATAATATCCCTGCCAAAGGCAAATTCTTCTTCTATTCGACCAATCATGGCGGAAGCAATGGCGGCTATGATGCGGTCCTCTATCTATGGCAAGACTGGATCACAGATACAGAATTTGCAGACCTGACAAAAGAGATCAAGTGCGCAGAGGCGATCTATACGATGGAACAGTGCTACAGCGGCGGCATGATAGACAATATTCTCCAGGTTGCCGACCATCCATGCACAAATCCCAAAATCACGGTCATGAGCGCCGCCACCCATGCTGAATATTCCTGGGCATGCGACTCGGAAGGCGACTATGATGAATATGCCTATCATTGGACCAGTGCAGTAAACGGCAAAACACCATCCGGTTCGGTGATTAACGCCGACACCAACGGCGATGGCAAAGTTACCATGAAAGAAGCACATACTTACGCCGTATCACAGGATAGCCGAAATGAACATCCGGTCCTCGGTTCATGTATCACCGGCGCTTCCGACGCGACCTTGTATGCCAAAATAACGGTCATTAAACCCAACCTGTCAAAACCGGGTTTAGCAAAACCCATTAAACCGACTTTAAACAAGTAATCTGCTTTTATTGGGATGATCCGGCACGCTGCGCGTCCGGATCATCTGTTATATTTACTCTCGGCTGAAGCATCAAGCGTTGGTTATGGATTTACTTGCTTTAATGGGATTCCATAACCCGGATCAGATTTAAAAACGTGCTGTTCACAGGTGTGGGAATTCCGTCCGCTTTTCCCATATTCTCGACAGCTCCGGCAAACACGTCCACTTCTGTTTTTCGTTTGGCTTCCATATCCTGGAGCATGGATGTTTTCCCTTGGGGAGACAGGGTATTGAGCACGTCAATCCACTGATCAATATCGCAAGGCGCAAGATTGATGTCCCTGTGCCGGGCCAGGGCCACCACCTCCTGCATCAGTGCGGTCATCAGCGCCCGGGCCTCGGGCACTTCCTGGAAAATTTTATAAGGTGCACCCAGCACGGCAGAGGCCTGGTTTACCCCGACATTAACCATAAATTTCCACCACATGGTCCTGAGAATATCCGGTGAAATTTCATTGGGAATGCCGCCCATATCCAGAGCTGTTTTAATCCGTTTCAGCCGATGGGTATCATCTGCACCGGCAAGACCAGGGCCATTGCCGAATATAATTTTGCCTGGATTGCTAAATATAAACCGCCCATTTTCATGGACCGCATCAATCCCCACGGCAATGGCAGGAACAATTCTTTCGCAGCCGCAGGCATTTCCTAGCAGCCGTTCACTTTCAAGTCCGTTCATCACGGACAGCACCAGGGTGTCCCTCCCCGTCAGTGCGTTGATATCCTGGAGCACAGCGTCTGTCAGATGATGGTGTTTCAAGGCCACCAGCACCAGATCAAAGGGGCGCTCCACCCGGTCGAGATGCACCACCGGAATCGTATAATCCTTACCGTTAACCGTAATCACGGCCCCGTCAAGTCGGTCAAAACGCTCTCCCCGGGCTGCAAAGCAGACACCGATATCAGAATTGTCCGTGAATAAAGCGGCATATGCCGCACCCATGGCACCGGCCCCGAAAATGGCGATTCTTTTTATGACTTTCAACATTTTTCCTTAACGTGTTTGAGGTTCATCAACTATTATTTGCTTTATCAAGCAGCAATTTTATTCGGTGCAAATAGTCGATATTCTGACAAGGTTTGGAAATGTGGTCAACCAAAGGGTCATCTTTTTTCAAGGCTTTGATGGACTCTAAAAACTCTATGTTACCGGAAATAAATAAGATGGGAATTGTTTTATTTTTGACGCGCATGTGATCATATAAATTTTTGCCGTTCAGTTTTCCGGGCAAAAAGTAATCAAGACTGATTAAATCATAATCATTATTATCAAAAAGTTTTAACGCCGCTTCTCCTGAATGGGCCACATCAACCGTGTGATGACACGGTTCATTGGTCAAAACAAAACGCTGGACTTCTGCAATTTGGATTTCATCTTCGACCAGCAGAATCCTTTTATTGGTGTAACAGCCCTCATTTTTAACAATTATTTTTTCTTCTTTTGTCAGCGTTCTTCGAATCAGTGGAAATTGCAGCTCAATGGTCGTACCCATGTTGACTTGGGAACTGACTTTAATTTTGCCTTTGTGAAGCTCCACATATTTATTCACGTTGGCCATACCATAGCCCGAACCTTTTATCGATTTGTCATACGATGCCAAAACATCACGACTGCCCTTGAGAGAAAACGATGGTTCAAAAATGTTATCAAGATGCGTTTCCGGTATCCCGCAGCCATTGTCTTCAATGATTATATTCATTGTTCCATTGGCGTGTCGAAGTTGAATGGAAATAAATGGGTTTTGCGATTTGCTCAACGCGTGAATAGAATTTTGGAAAATATTTACCAGACAATGTTCAATCATTCCCGGGTCTGCAAAAAAATCTACGTTTTCAGACAACCCTTCCGTTCTGATTTCAATGCCGTCTAAATCTTTTTTTAACAGCGTCAGTACCAGGTCAATCTTCTCATTCAGATAAAAATACTCATATTTAGGTTCTTGATCTTTGGCAAATGCCACCAAATTTTTGGTTAAATTTTTCCCCCGTAAGGTTTGATCGAATATGAGCTTAAGTGTTTTCAGCGTTCCCGGTTCCTTGCACTTGAGCAGTCCTAATTCGGACTGCCCCATGATGATCCCAAGGATATTATTGAAATCATGGGCCATTTTCCCTGCAATTTTCCCGACGAGCGCTAATTTTTTATGTTCTTCCAGGGCCAGGTATGCGTCAATTTTCTCTTGTTCGTTTTTTTTCCTTTCGGTGATGTCCCTTGAAATCCCGAGTACCCCTTTAAGGTTGCCGTCAGCATCAAACAGGGGCGTTTTTATTGTTTCAAGATATTCTTTGTGTCCGTCATCGGCATAAACGATCTCTTCTTCATTTAAGCACGGCTTATTGGCCTGTATTGCAACCTGATCCTTTTCCCTGAAAAAATCAGCTAATTTTTCATCAAGAAAATCATAATCGGTTCGTCCAATAATATCTCGTTGTTTTGCCCCGAAAAAGCGTTCAAATCTTAAATTGCACAGCAGATACTCACCCCGGGGGTTTTTTAACCATATAAGATCAGGAAGAACTTCTATAAGTGTTCTTAAAAGCGTTTCATTTTCCTGGAGCGTGTCTAACATTGAATTAAAATGATATCCATACCGGATTAATTCGTCATTCTTGTTGCCGGGCCAGGAGAATCTTTCATCGAAATTGCCATCTTTAACTTTTCCCATGACCATGGCAAGTGAGCGAATCGGCCTGACAATCGTTTTTGAAAACAGTATCAACACAACGCCTAAAAGGGTTACGCTGACGACAGTTAAAACCAGCGCCATATGATTTAAATTGTTTCGTTTGGATTCAGCCTCAACGTATTTACCTTTAAACAATGCTGAGGCTTGGGAAAAAACAGTGTCAAACTGCTCAAAAAAGCTGTTGTGGGCGGCCTCGAAAGAGGCTTCGTTATTATTGACAAGAATTGCAAGTTTAAAATCCTCGTCCAATAAATGTTTAAAGGATAAAAGATATTCCTTGGTTCTATGATCTGATGGATCTATCTGTTCAATCTTTTGATACAGATAATCAACGACCATGCCCAGTGAACGGTAAACCGGTTCATCCTGTTGCACGATGTAAACGATAAAAAAATGATTTAGA
This window contains:
- a CDS encoding C13 family peptidase, whose protein sequence is MLKRIGKAAALAAALVFALGINGYSAELSLNQAKTKMVATLYKGEVGKRALYADSKLKLKGAKIASWRTPDQVKVSEESWFFFVDEQPGANWEHDAKYVLVNKKTGAIETMPVKTPPRDMLKYTPLNPVAKANLDVLKSNIKLIKDIRRPIKPIKIIKQQRYAVLLSGGWDANNNHSRYWNDLSFIYKTLKNKYGYNDDEIFVLYANGTHTPNEDLDGDGTDDVDYSATKANLTTVMNTIRDNIPAKGKFFFYSTNHGGSNGGYDAVLYLWQDWITDTEFADLTKEIKCAEAIYTMEQCYSGGMIDNILQVADHPCTNPKITVMSAATHAEYSWACDSEGDYDEYAYHWTSAVNGKTPSGSVINADTNGDGKVTMKEAHTYAVSQDSRNEHPVLGSCITGASDATLYAKITVIKPNLSKPGLAKPIKPTLNK
- a CDS encoding methyl-accepting chemotaxis protein encodes the protein MGTKQGLFISLRIKFIVGFLITSLITLIVGGIGYFRISSNIEQFDKMVAQDVRFLEQAKDFKILALEHRRYEKDLFLNIGNKKKQESYLEKFVQKSETTLELIDKIAAVVKDDPNLGDEALQAVSKAKSEYIKYKNNFMQLAQTVLSDENMTPQNANKLMTPFKAYIYDFESNVDTLEKLSFKKVENTSGHVIQSGKRAKTFIGAFVIFGVVFSVVLGLLISGKLTAPVLKAVRFAQKMAEGDLKQVIDVKQNDEIGKLANALNAMSQSMRTMFEDIVDSSDALNSSSIELSSVSEKMSQNMQQSIEQARRVAAAGDKMTSTMNSAAARTEVTEGCIQMIVAATEEMVSTIQGISKNIATGSMITQKAVEEAKQVSDKVSVLGRTTNDITKVTDTIDDISEQTNLLALNATIEAARAGEAGKGFAVVAGEIKTLAQQTSEATKEIKQKIEDVQSVTTDSIQAMEIIVGVINEINDIVNTVATAIDEQSSTTQEISNSVSEAASSVQEVNDSVNQTSAVIGEVALDIAEIDQTIQDVHQGSSRVNESATHLADLSKRLNSLINQFKI
- a CDS encoding ATP-binding protein — its product is MFTTITRKISAIGTLLVLLFVLNYGLLTYFLNEQKLLAAQMLEMSQAERRLHSLNGHFYEARFWEKKVLEEKNPAAIANYGASISTIKNELKDIEGIKTNETIQSKLHSIRLGMLQHEIIFNEAQQLKTTQNLHRTSLHTSYRSLISHVLNNDMKPLFKPLFNLNHFFIVYIVQQDEPVYRSLGMVVDYLYQKIEQIDPSDHRTKEYLLSFKHLLDEDFKLAILVNNNEASFEAAHNSFFEQFDTVFSQASALFKGKYVEAESKRNNLNHMALVLTVVSVTLLGVVLILFSKTIVRPIRSLAMVMGKVKDGNFDERFSWPGNKNDELIRYGYHFNSMLDTLQENETLLRTLIEVLPDLIWLKNPRGEYLLCNLRFERFFGAKQRDIIGRTDYDFLDEKLADFFREKDQVAIQANKPCLNEEEIVYADDGHKEYLETIKTPLFDADGNLKGVLGISRDITERKKNEQEKIDAYLALEEHKKLALVGKIAGKMAHDFNNILGIIMGQSELGLLKCKEPGTLKTLKLIFDQTLRGKNLTKNLVAFAKDQEPKYEYFYLNEKIDLVLTLLKKDLDGIEIRTEGLSENVDFFADPGMIEHCLVNIFQNSIHALSKSQNPFISIQLRHANGTMNIIIEDNGCGIPETHLDNIFEPSFSLKGSRDVLASYDKSIKGSGYGMANVNKYVELHKGKIKVSSQVNMGTTIELQFPLIRRTLTKEEKIIVKNEGCYTNKRILLVEDEIQIAEVQRFVLTNEPCHHTVDVAHSGEAALKLFDNNDYDLISLDYFLPGKLNGKNLYDHMRVKNKTIPILFISGNIEFLESIKALKKDDPLVDHISKPCQNIDYLHRIKLLLDKANNS
- a CDS encoding cytidylate kinase family protein, with the translated sequence MSVITFFGRAYTGKAQLAQKAAQVLGYNVLYDQDIIDAAAETYNLKKSSIERSIFKDPPFADRYTPAKAKCIAAVKSVLAEKIEQGPVIISGFLGKLIPSELGLHMLVTAPKSFRTRKIQSETGNKSGIDTNKQLELSDEAFLRWSLYLRSAESRRPMDCDGVVNVTTTGQTDLIELISSAALNKKEKMTAREFTLSAKVSRLMAEKGHPVSVAAHDDQLDLVIHKPVLMFSRYGKKLTSLVQSVTGVRDVNTRSGRLFYQADILPGCSYFNAPTPAPIKKQYEQLYETVTERRPAFMNRATEAPQLVAHA
- a CDS encoding FKBP-type peptidyl-prolyl cis-trans isomerase gives rise to the protein MPVVNAIEKGDKIKTVEILAIGDEAKAFRTDQAGFDAILASKKANAAKTRVQDMEAFKKQMHEKYPDAVEIPSGLMYVPVQEGSGPAVTSGATVQVHYTGMFINGKKFDSSRDRGKPIEFVLGKGQVIKGWDIGIEGMKKGEARQLLIPYPLAYGERGYPGAIPPKSTLIFDVELVDFK
- a CDS encoding AF1514 family protein, producing MVAIGTIPQDQCEEYINMNINLPDLDFAAAKQAAKDRALEICSHPMILSWKNGKTGQTYPDYECGINKEPFWIRYAKGRGANLTIDINDGEYLFMVLKI
- a CDS encoding 2-dehydropantoate 2-reductase — protein: MLKVIKRIAIFGAGAMGAAYAALFTDNSDIGVCFAARGERFDRLDGAVITVNGKDYTIPVVHLDRVERPFDLVLVALKHHHLTDAVLQDINALTGRDTLVLSVMNGLESERLLGNACGCERIVPAIAVGIDAVHENGRFIFSNPGKIIFGNGPGLAGADDTHRLKRIKTALDMGGIPNEISPDILRTMWWKFMVNVGVNQASAVLGAPYKIFQEVPEARALMTALMQEVVALARHRDINLAPCDIDQWIDVLNTLSPQGKTSMLQDMEAKRKTEVDVFAGAVENMGKADGIPTPVNSTFLNLIRVMESH
- the mtgA gene encoding monofunctional biosynthetic peptidoglycan transglycosylase codes for the protein MQFPPLCVKITSDLWFGNDLKKMKTQNTGMRFIKEIFKKLMTWIKKMIAGLVIILVAASFLQVLIFRYVNPPFTVNMIYEQAIAAHNKMPFKPRSFEWKNLAQISVYLQQAVLASEDQRFMDHHGFDFWEIKLALKEIMTRKGFRGASTISMQTARSLFLPSSRTFARKVAEAWYTILIELVWDKRRILEMYLNTVDWGRANVGAQAAARAYFSCDAKDLTARQAALLTAILPSPHKWSAVSPGPHVRQRQARILEQMKNMPVIK
- a CDS encoding MBL fold metallo-hydrolase — encoded protein: MMDLTVLVDNNTLIDRYLTAEPGLSILIEDEDITAVFDLGYSDLFLKNAEKLGKDLSCLDFLVLSHSHLDHTWGLAPFIRYLTERTIEGLDVKHPKLVAHPEVFSSVRVGNLAEIGCLVSKEKVGRHMELILSKIPVNLTSRLVFLGEIPRGNTFEGQTPIGMKQTPDGAVPDLILDDSALVYKSDQGLVIITGCSHAGICNIVSYAQKVCGQERIADIIGGFHLLNPSAAQMAGTLNYFSRIKPLALHACHCTDLDSKVALAGVASLKDVGVGLSLHFDPVPGPH